From Nocardia sp. XZ_19_385:
GCTGCCGAGCAGCAGGCTGGGAGCGCGCAGGAGATCGCCGCCGGTTACGCCTTCGAAGGAGAAGCGCTCGAGCTGGGCACGGTGGTCATCGACGGAAACGTGGATCCGACTGCGCTGGTACGCATTCCGCTGCGCACGTTGAATCGGCACGGTCTCGTCGCGGGCGCCACCGGTACCGGTAAGACGAAGACGTTGCAGGGGATCGCCGAGCAGCTGTCGCGGGCCGGTGTGCCGGTCGTGATGGCCGACATCAAGGGCGACCTGTCCGGATTGACGGTGCCGGGGGAGTCGAACGAGAAGCTGGCGAAACGGGCCGAGGAGACCGGTGCGCGGGATTGGTCGCCCGGTGGATTCCCGACCGAGTTCGTGTCGCTGGGCACCGGCGGGGTCGGGGTGCCGATTCGTGCCACCATTTCCGCGTTCGGGCCGGTGCTGCTCAGTAAAGTGCTGGGGCTCAACGATACCCAGGAATCCACACTCGGGCTGATCTTCCACTGGGCGGATCAGCAGGGGCTGGCGCTGCTGGATCTGAAGGATCTGCGTGCGGTCATCACGCACCTGACGAGTCCCGAGGGGAAAGAGGATCTGAAGGGCATCGGCGGGGTGTCGGCGCAGACGGCGGGTGTGATTCTGCGCGCGCTGGTGAACCTCGAGAGTGAGGGTGGCGACACCTTCTTCGGTGAGCCGGAACTGGATCCGGCGGATCTGGTCCGGACCACCGGCGGTCAGGGTGTGATCACGCTGTTCGAACTGGGCGCACAGGCGGCCCGCCCGGTGATGTTCTCCACTTTCCTGATGTGGGTGCTCGCCGACCTGTTCCAGACGATGCCCGAGGTGGGCGATGTCGACAAGCCGAAGCTGATCTTCATCTTCGACGAGGCGCACCTGCTCTTCGCCGATGCTTCGAAGGCGTTCCTGGATCAGGTGCAGCAGACGGTCAAGCTGATTCGCTCGAAGGGCGTCGGCGTATTCTTCTGCACCCAGTTGCCCACCGATATCCCGAATGCTGTTCTGTCCCAACTGGGTGCGCGCATCCAGCACGCGCTGCGCGCGTTCACCCCCGACGATCAGAAAGCCCTGTCGAAGACGGTCCGCACCTACCCCAAGACCGGCGCGTACGACCTGGAGAAGGCGCTCACCTCGCTCGGTACCGGTGAGGCGATCGTGACGGTGCTGTCGGAGAAGGGCGCGCCGACTCCGGTGGCGTGGACCAGGATTCAGCCGCCGCGCTCGCTGATGGACACCATCGGTGAAGACGGCATCCGCTCCCGCGCCCTGTCCAGCTCGCTGTACGCCAAGTACGGCCAGACTATCGATCGCGAATCCGCCTCGGAGCTCCTGGCCAAGAAAATGGAGGCGGCGATTCAGGATGCGCCGCAAGCGCCCGCACCGTCGGGCCGCTCGCGTCAGGCCGAAGACGACAATGCGGCCGAGCGAATCATGAAGAACCCGGCGGTCAAAAGCTTCCTTCGCTCGGCGGCAACGGCAGCGGGCCGCGAGATCAGCCGCAGCATTTTCGGCACTCGCCGACGCTAGTTCGCCCCGAGAGATAGCCGATCCACCTCCCGCGTGGGCGATTTGCGGCATTGCTCCCGTTATGATGCTGCGCTGGGAGGTGGATCTTTGTCTGCAGGTCTGTGGATTGCCGTGCTCGCGCTGGCGGCAATCGGTTTCATCGTCGCGGTGTGGCTGGCGATCAGGAGTAAGCGCCGCGGCCGGATGGGCGTGATGTGGGGCGGGATCGCCGGTGCCCTCGTGGCGCTGCTGGTCTTGGGCGGCGGTGTGATCGGGCTGGTCAACGCCCTCAACCCCACCGAGCCGGGGCCCTATATCGCCAAGCACTATCAGCGTGCGGCGCAGCTGGACGACCGGCTCGGCGGCAAGGTGTACACCACCGGCAAGGCGGTGAACCAGGTCGAGAAGGCCGTCTCGAAAGCCGTGAAACCGGTTGCGACGCATCGCGGCCGGGACAACACCGTCTATCTGCGCTACGACCAGTGGCTGGTCGTGGTGAGTGCTGTCGCCGGCAGCACGAAGATCGATCTCGATACCTACGACAACGGGTATCGGCGACACCGCAGCGGCCTGGCGGATTCGAATTGGCCCTCGTCCTCTACCGCCTCCAGTTCCAACGGCGGCAACAACTCTGGCAAGTAGCACAACAGCTAGGAGAAATACATGCTCGCCGATCTGGCCCGCGACGGCGGTGCGGCGCTGGCCTACAGCGCCATCGGAATCGCGCTCATCGCACTGGGATTCGTCCTGGTCGACGTGATCACGCCGGGTAATCTGCGGCACCAGATCTGGGTGGACCGCAACCCGAACGCGGCGCTGCTGGCCGCGTCCAATGTGCTCGGCGTGGGAATCATTGTGGCCATGGCCATCTGGACGTCCGAGGGGAGTATCGGCCGCGCGCTGGCGGCGAGCGTCGTGTACGGGCTGATCGGCCTGGCCGTGATGGCGATCGCGTTCGTGCTGCTGGACCTGCTGACGCCCGGGAAGCTGGGTGAGTTGCTCGTCGACGACAGCGCCGGCCGGAATCCGGCGGTGTGGGTGTCGGCGGCGCTGCACATCGCGGTGGCGCTGGTCGTCGCCGCGGGCCTGTCCTAGATGTCGCTATCCCGGCGCGCGGCCCGGCTCGGGCTGTTGCTCACGGTATTCATCTGCGCGGCTTGCGGATTGGTCTACGAGCTGGCGCTGGTGACGCTCGGCAGCTTCCTGATCGGGGACACCGCGGTGCAGGCGTCGATCGTGCTCAGCGTGATGATCTTCGCGATGGGGGTGGGTGCGCTCGTCGCGAAGCCGCTACAGCGTTGGGCGGCACCGGCTTTCGCCGCCATCGAACTGGCTTTGGCCGCGGTGGGCGGGTTTTCGGTGATCGTGCTCTACTCGGCCTTCGCCTGGTTGAAGGTCTACACCGGTGCGCTGGTCGTGGTGGCGTTCGTGATCGGGCTGCTGGTGGGCGCGGAGATACCGCTGCTGATGGTGTTGCTGCAACGGATCCGGCGGCAGGCCGCCGGATCGGCGGTGGCGGATCTGTTCGCGGCCGACTACATCGGAGCGTTGTTGGGCGGCTTGGCTTTTCCGTTCCTGCTGTTGCCCATGTTCGGTCAGGTGCGGGGTGCGCTGGTGGTCGGCGCGGTGAACGCCGTCGCCGGACTTGTCTTGGTGTTCACGCTGTTTCGGCGGGAGTTGGGCGGGCTCGCACGCGGGTTTCTCACCGTGGCGGCGGTCCTCGTCACTGCCGCGCTGGGCGGAAGTTATCTGTACGCCGACCGGTTCGAGGCCACGGCCGAGCAGGCGCTGTTCGCCAATCCGATTGTGTACAGCGAACAGTCGCAGTATCAGAAGATCGTGGTCACCCAGTCGGCCTCGCCGCTGCGTGAGCTCGATACCCGGTTGTTCCTCAACGGCGATCTGCAGTTCTCCTCGGTCGACGAGTACCGCTATCACGAGGCGCTGGTGCATCCGGCGCTGGCGCAGCGGCGGGGGCACGTGCTCGTACTCGGCGGCGGCGACGGCCTGGCGTTGCGCGAAATTCTCAGCTATCCCGACGTCGAACGGGTGACGCTGGTGGAGCTGGATCCGGCAGTGGTGCGGCTGGCCCGTACTTTCCCGGCACTCACCGAACTCAATCGCGCGGCCTTCGATGATCCGCGCGTCACCGTGGTCAACGCCGATGCCTTCGGGTGGCTGCGCGACTGCGGTTGTCGCTTCGACGCGATCGTCGTGGACTTCCCGGACCCCGACCAGACCTCGATCGCCAAACTGTATTCGCGTGAGTTCTACGGATTGCTCACCCGCGCACTGGAACCCGGCGGCGCGGCGGTGATCCAATCCGGTTCACCGTTCTACGCGCCGAATTCGTTCTGGTGTATCGAGGCGACGGTGCGCGCCGCGGGTTTGCATACCCAGCCGTACCACCTGAACATTCCCAGCTTCGGCGACTGGGGATTCGTGCTGGCCACTCGGGACGCCCCGGCTCGGCTGGGCCTGCCGAGCGAGGTCCGCACGCGCTCACTCGACGACGCGACCCTCGCTGCCGCGACCGTCTTCCCGCCCGACCGCCGCAGCAGCGGAGACACCGTCTCCAGCCTGCTGCATCCGGTCATCTTGGACTACAACCGCAAGGAATGGTCGACGCGCTAGCCGCCCAGCTTCTTGTAGGCGGCGCCGGCGACCACCGAGGTGATGGCGCGCGGGCCGTACTGGCCCGCCAAGCTCATCCCCTTGCTGATCAGGCCGGGGACGACGCGCATCTTGTTCTTGGCGAGCGCGTCGATGGTGATCTTGGCGGTGTGTTCGGCGGTGACCCAGATGAATTCCGGGATCTTGGTGCTGACCTCTTCCTGATCCGGGTTGTCGGTGCGCACCGGACCGGGAGCCAGCAGCGTGACGTGCACACCGTATTCCTTCATCTCCCCGCGCAGCGATTCTGTCCAGGTGTTGGTGAAGGCCTTGGACGCGGCGTAGGTCGCGTTGTTCGGGATCGGCATATTGCCCGCCGCCGACCCGGTGACCAGGATGCCGCCACTGCGCTGCTTGATCATGTTCGGCAGCACGGCCAGCGACAGATCCTGCACCGCCACCGCATTCAATTCCATGATCGCGCGCTCATAATCCAGATCCAGCTTCGCCAGCGGCCCGAACGTGGCCACCCCGGCGTTGTTGACCAGAATCGCGATATCCCGCTTCGCCAACTCCTCGACCAGCGGCCGCCGCGCCTCCCGATCCGACAGATCCACCGCCCGCACCTCAGCGGTGATCCCATGCGCCAACGTCAACCGCTCCGCCAACGCGGTCAGCAAATCCTCCCGCCGCGCCACCAAGATCAGCGAATACCCGCGCGAAGCGAGTTCAGCGGCAAGGGCCATACCGATGCCAGAGGAAGCGCCGGTAACAACGGCACGGTTCTCAGAAGTAGGAGAAGGCAAGCTCACGGCTTGGAGCCTAGTGCTGTGTATCGCCGCCCGTCCGGCCCGCCCATACGCTGGCCCAGGTGAGCACAGAAATTCGTCCGGCCGACCTCGCCTATTGGAACCCGCTGCCAACCGCTCGGCGGTCGCTGGCGAAGCAAGAGCGGAAGAGTCCGACCGATCCCGCACTCCGCATCGGCGGCGGCATGCCGGATATGGACGGCTGGGAGGCGAAGCGCTGGATGACAGTGCCCGGACCCTTCTTCAGCGGTCAGACCGACAACTGCCACACCGGCATGATGGAGGCTCCGGATCTCGTGGTCTACGACAGCGATGGCTACGAGATCGTCTATCGCCAGCCGACGACGCCCGAGCAGGTCGAGAAAATCCTCCGGGCGGCGTGGGCGGATCCGTACGGCGGTTACTCCTGGGACGGCGACAAATACTGGACTCCCGAGTCGGTCCGCGACTGGTGGACCGACCGCGGACGCGTGCGCGAATTCATCGAACAGCAATGGATCGAGGAGGGCATGGCCGGAACTCCCATCGCAGGCCCCGCATCGCGATTCCCCACCGAAGACGCTCGCTACGGCCTGGTCCGCTACGCCGAGGATCTGGCGGGTCCCCTCGAATCTCGCCTACGGGGGTACCTGTTCTGGTTGCTGGAGGGCCGCGAACCGCGTCTCGTCGAGTCGCTGCCGACACTCTGACCACGTAAGCGGATGTGCCGCAGTTGTATACGGCACATCCGAGGGGCTCAGAGCCGTGCTGCCAGGCGGGTGCCTTGATCGATGGCGCGTTTGGCGTCCAGTTCGGCGGCGAGATCGGCGCCGCCGATGAGGTGTAGGTTGACGCCGGCGGTGCGGAGGGGTTCTTCGAGGTCGCGGACGGATTCCTGGCCGGCGCAGATGATGACGTTGTCGACTGGGATCAGTTGGGGGCGTTCGTGTTTTTCGCCGAAGCTGATGTGCAGGCCGTTGTCGTCGATGCGTTCGTAGTTCACGCCGCCGACGTGGTCGACGCCCTTGGCTTTGAGGGCGGCGCGGTGCACCCAGCCGGAGGTTTTGCCGAGATCCTTGCCGAAGGCGGAGGTTTTGCGTTGCAGTAGAACGACTTCGCGGGCGGCGGGGGAGGGCTTGGGGGTGGCGAGCTGGCCGGGGACCTGCTCGTCGTCGGAGTTGACGCCCCACTCCTCTTTCCACTCGTCGAGCTTGAGGGTGGGATGGCCTTCGACGGTGAGGAATTCGCTGACGTCGTAGCCGATGCCGCCGGCGCCGATGACGGCGACGCGCTTGCCGACCGGCTTGCTGTCTCGCACAAGCTCGGCGTAGGAGAGCACCATCGGGTGGTCGACGCCGGGGATGTTGGGGATGCGCGGCTTCACGCCGGTGGCGAGGATGACCTCGTCGTAGCGGGCGGTGATCAGTTCCTCGGCGGTGACGCGCTTGTTCAGGTGCACGGTGACGCCGTGGACTTCCAGCATCCGCGTGTAGTAGCGGATGGACTCGTTGAACTCTTCTTTGCCGGGGATGCGGCGGGCGATGTCGAACTGGCCGCCGATCTTGTCGTCGGCCTCGAAAAGGTCTACGTGGTGGCCCCGTTCGGCGAGCGAGACGGCAGCGGAGAGTCCGGCCGGGCCCGCGCCGACGACGGCCACGCGCTTGGTGCGCCGGGTCGGCAGCAGCTTGAGCTCGGTTTCGTGGCCGGCCCGCGGGTTCAGCAGGCAGGAGACCGTTTTGTGCTGGAAGGCGTGATCCAGGCAGGCCTGGTTGCAGGCGATGCAGGTGTTGATCTCGTCGACGCGATCCTGCTGGGCCTTGTTCACCCATTCCGGATCGGTCAGGAACGGGCGGGCGAGCGAAATCAGCTGGGCGTCACCACGAGTCAAGATCTCCTCGGCGATCTCCGGCATATTGATGCGGTTGGACGCGCACACCGGAATGTTCACCTGCTTGGTGATCTTTGCGGTGAACTCGACGAACGCCGCGCGCGGCACCGAGGTGACGATGGTGGGCACCCTGGCTTCGTGCCAGCCGATGTCGGTGTTCAGGATGTTCGCGCCGGCGGCCTCGAGTTCCTTTGCCAGGGCGATGATTTCGTCGAAGGTCTGGCCCTTTTCCACGAGTTCGGCCATGGACAGGCGGAACACGATGATGAAGTCCGGGCCGACCGCGGCGCGGGTGCGGCGCACGATCTCCACGGCGATCCGGCGCCGGTTCTCCGGCGAACCGCCCCACTTGTCGGTGCGCTTGTTGGTGCGCGGCGCGAGGAACTGATTGATGAAATAGCCTTCACCGCCCATGATTTCGCAGCCGTCGTACCCGGCGAACTGGGCCAGCTTCGCGCAGCGGGCGTAATCGTCGATGGTCTGCTCGACGCCCTTGGCCGACAGGGCGCGCGGCCGGAACGGGTTGATCGGCGCCTTGATCGAGGAGGCCGAAACACTGCCGGGCATATAGGAATAACGGCCGGCGTGCAGGATCTGGATGGCGATCTTGCCGCCCTCGTCGTGCACCGCCTTGGTGATGGCGCGGTGCCGGTAGGCCTCGGTCTTGTTGGTCAGCTTCGCGCCGAAGGGCAGCAGCCAGCCGGTGCGGTTGGGTGCGTAACCGCCGGTGATGATCAGGCCGACGCCGCCGCGGGCGCGTTCGGCGAAGTAGGCGGCCAGCCGGTTGGTGTCCCAGGCGCGGTCTTCCAGGCCGGTGTGCATCGAGCCCATCACCACGCGATTGCGCAGGGTGGTGAAGCCGAGATCCAGCGGCTCGAACAGGTGGGGGAATGAGCTCATCGTTCAGCTCCACTTTCTCCATCGTTGAGGGGGATGGCAGCCGACGGAGTCGGCGGGGGTGGGTAAGGAAAGCCCGCGCGCGGGGCTGACGCGCGCGGACGCAGGGCTTGCAATATCTCGTCGCACCATTCGACGAACCCCGCCTCGACACGGATGCCTCCGCGCAGGACGAGGTACTGGTGCAGGGGCGTGCCGGAAAGCTGCTCCGGCGCGGGGAAGTCTTTCTTCTCGAGCAGGCGGTATACCTCGAGGCGCTGCGCGTGCTGATCGCGCTGCCGGGCGACTTCGGTGCAGAGGGCCTCGATGTCGCCGTGCGCGGCGGCGCGGATCTTCACGCCGAATTCGCTGCGCGGCAGGTCGGTGCTGGAGGGCTCGGCGATCCAGCGGGCCAGTTCGGCACGGCCGGCGGCGTTGACCGAGTAGACCTTCTTGTCGGGCTTGCCGTCCTGGGCCACGGCCTCGCCGTCCACCCAGCCGGACTCCTCCATGCGCTTGAGCACCCGGTAGATCTGCTGGTGGGTGGCGCTCCAGAAGTACCCGATGGACTTGTCGAAGCGGCGCGCCAGCTCATATCCGGAGCCGGCGCGCTCGGTCAGCGATACCAGCAGGGCATGCTCGAGTGCCATGCGAACAGGGTAGCCGTGACACCCGGTACTATGCAACTAGGTGCATAGAGCGTGAGTGTTGCCCAGCCAGGGCGCCGGGAAATCATTAAGCTCCGGCCCATGACGGAGGTGAACGCCGAGGCGCCTGAGCCCTTCGAGCGAGCGGGCAAGCAGTCGTTGGCGGTGGGTCAGGCCGCCGGGCGCAAGCAAGTGGTGTC
This genomic window contains:
- a CDS encoding helicase HerA-like domain-containing protein; translated protein: MTSPQDKAAAARAAAEEAARVAAEAQAAAEAAERELAEQQAAASTGDPNGANAVAAAETTMARAEETAAKASAAAEQQAGSAQEIAAGYAFEGEALELGTVVIDGNVDPTALVRIPLRTLNRHGLVAGATGTGKTKTLQGIAEQLSRAGVPVVMADIKGDLSGLTVPGESNEKLAKRAEETGARDWSPGGFPTEFVSLGTGGVGVPIRATISAFGPVLLSKVLGLNDTQESTLGLIFHWADQQGLALLDLKDLRAVITHLTSPEGKEDLKGIGGVSAQTAGVILRALVNLESEGGDTFFGEPELDPADLVRTTGGQGVITLFELGAQAARPVMFSTFLMWVLADLFQTMPEVGDVDKPKLIFIFDEAHLLFADASKAFLDQVQQTVKLIRSKGVGVFFCTQLPTDIPNAVLSQLGARIQHALRAFTPDDQKALSKTVRTYPKTGAYDLEKALTSLGTGEAIVTVLSEKGAPTPVAWTRIQPPRSLMDTIGEDGIRSRALSSSLYAKYGQTIDRESASELLAKKMEAAIQDAPQAPAPSGRSRQAEDDNAAERIMKNPAVKSFLRSAATAAGREISRSIFGTRRR
- a CDS encoding DUF350 domain-containing protein; this translates as MLADLARDGGAALAYSAIGIALIALGFVLVDVITPGNLRHQIWVDRNPNAALLAASNVLGVGIIVAMAIWTSEGSIGRALAASVVYGLIGLAVMAIAFVLLDLLTPGKLGELLVDDSAGRNPAVWVSAALHIAVALVVAAGLS
- a CDS encoding NADPH-dependent 2,4-dienoyl-CoA reductase — encoded protein: MSSFPHLFEPLDLGFTTLRNRVVMGSMHTGLEDRAWDTNRLAAYFAERARGGVGLIITGGYAPNRTGWLLPFGAKLTNKTEAYRHRAITKAVHDEGGKIAIQILHAGRYSYMPGSVSASSIKAPINPFRPRALSAKGVEQTIDDYARCAKLAQFAGYDGCEIMGGEGYFINQFLAPRTNKRTDKWGGSPENRRRIAVEIVRRTRAAVGPDFIIVFRLSMAELVEKGQTFDEIIALAKELEAAGANILNTDIGWHEARVPTIVTSVPRAAFVEFTAKITKQVNIPVCASNRINMPEIAEEILTRGDAQLISLARPFLTDPEWVNKAQQDRVDEINTCIACNQACLDHAFQHKTVSCLLNPRAGHETELKLLPTRRTKRVAVVGAGPAGLSAAVSLAERGHHVDLFEADDKIGGQFDIARRIPGKEEFNESIRYYTRMLEVHGVTVHLNKRVTAEELITARYDEVILATGVKPRIPNIPGVDHPMVLSYAELVRDSKPVGKRVAVIGAGGIGYDVSEFLTVEGHPTLKLDEWKEEWGVNSDDEQVPGQLATPKPSPAAREVVLLQRKTSAFGKDLGKTSGWVHRAALKAKGVDHVGGVNYERIDDNGLHISFGEKHERPQLIPVDNVIICAGQESVRDLEEPLRTAGVNLHLIGGADLAAELDAKRAIDQGTRLAARL
- a CDS encoding DUF4247 domain-containing protein, with translation MSAGLWIAVLALAAIGFIVAVWLAIRSKRRGRMGVMWGGIAGALVALLVLGGGVIGLVNALNPTEPGPYIAKHYQRAAQLDDRLGGKVYTTGKAVNQVEKAVSKAVKPVATHRGRDNTVYLRYDQWLVVVSAVAGSTKIDLDTYDNGYRRHRSGLADSNWPSSSTASSSNGGNNSGK
- the cmrA gene encoding mycolate reductase (Catalyzes the final step in mycolic acid biosynthesis.): MSLPSPTSENRAVVTGASSGIGMALAAELASRGYSLILVARREDLLTALAERLTLAHGITAEVRAVDLSDREARRPLVEELAKRDIAILVNNAGVATFGPLAKLDLDYERAIMELNAVAVQDLSLAVLPNMIKQRSGGILVTGSAAGNMPIPNNATYAASKAFTNTWTESLRGEMKEYGVHVTLLAPGPVRTDNPDQEEVSTKIPEFIWVTAEHTAKITIDALAKNKMRVVPGLISKGMSLAGQYGPRAITSVVAGAAYKKLGG
- a CDS encoding polyamine aminopropyltransferase, which gives rise to MSLSRRAARLGLLLTVFICAACGLVYELALVTLGSFLIGDTAVQASIVLSVMIFAMGVGALVAKPLQRWAAPAFAAIELALAAVGGFSVIVLYSAFAWLKVYTGALVVVAFVIGLLVGAEIPLLMVLLQRIRRQAAGSAVADLFAADYIGALLGGLAFPFLLLPMFGQVRGALVVGAVNAVAGLVLVFTLFRRELGGLARGFLTVAAVLVTAALGGSYLYADRFEATAEQALFANPIVYSEQSQYQKIVVTQSASPLRELDTRLFLNGDLQFSSVDEYRYHEALVHPALAQRRGHVLVLGGGDGLALREILSYPDVERVTLVELDPAVVRLARTFPALTELNRAAFDDPRVTVVNADAFGWLRDCGCRFDAIVVDFPDPDQTSIAKLYSREFYGLLTRALEPGGAAVIQSGSPFYAPNSFWCIEATVRAAGLHTQPYHLNIPSFGDWGFVLATRDAPARLGLPSEVRTRSLDDATLAAATVFPPDRRSSGDTVSSLLHPVILDYNRKEWSTR
- a CDS encoding ferredoxin translates to MSTEIRPADLAYWNPLPTARRSLAKQERKSPTDPALRIGGGMPDMDGWEAKRWMTVPGPFFSGQTDNCHTGMMEAPDLVVYDSDGYEIVYRQPTTPEQVEKILRAAWADPYGGYSWDGDKYWTPESVRDWWTDRGRVREFIEQQWIEEGMAGTPIAGPASRFPTEDARYGLVRYAEDLAGPLESRLRGYLFWLLEGREPRLVESLPTL
- a CDS encoding PadR family transcriptional regulator; this translates as MALEHALLVSLTERAGSGYELARRFDKSIGYFWSATHQQIYRVLKRMEESGWVDGEAVAQDGKPDKKVYSVNAAGRAELARWIAEPSSTDLPRSEFGVKIRAAAHGDIEALCTEVARQRDQHAQRLEVYRLLEKKDFPAPEQLSGTPLHQYLVLRGGIRVEAGFVEWCDEILQALRPRASAPRAGFPYPPPPTPSAAIPLNDGESGAER